The Armatimonadota bacterium region TCAGGCGGTCGAGTTACGCGGCCAGCGCGGCGCCGGCGAAGGTAACTTCGAGCAAACGCCCGGTGCCGCCAAATCCCCTGGGGGCCACCAGATCCCCTCGTCGGCCCTGAGAGCGTTCGCGGCGCCGGCAGAGTCGCCTTGACCGCTGTACCTTCACTCTTGCCAGCTTTGCGAGTCTGGATCCCATTCCCCTCGCGCCTGCCCGCTCAGCACAGGGTCCAAACAGGTGCTGACTAATGAGTGTCCGATGGTCGAATCTGGCGGGAGCCCCAACTCAGTGGCGATCTCTGCGTAGTCGCCAGTCCAACGATTGGGCATCACCGGAATTGCCGTTGGCATGGCGTGTGTTCTGTAAGCCTCAAAGACCGCCTCCAATGCTGCACGCACCTCCGACGCGGCAAAGCGCTCGGTTCGTGCCATCAGCGCCAGATCGGCCATGTCCTTGGCCATTCGTGATCGTTCCAAGCCGTCCACTATCTTCGTGATCGCGTGCACCTTTTCGGCAATCGCGTGGGGAATCGGGAGGCCCGGGATCGTGAAACCACCGATGCCCAAATCCGGGATCGATAGGGGAGCGGGCAAGAACTCGGGCTCCCATTCGAGAGGGTCGACCACGCCCACGTCGACCCGCGCCTTCAGGTATGGCACCGTGCCGATGTACGCTGTGAGGTGAAACCCGTACGACGCCGTCGCAGCATCGGTCCGGCGCGTCGGAACGATGACATAGCGGAGCCCGTCACCGAGGTCCACCTGGGCTGCGGCGGAAAAGGCAGCTCGGATTGTTTCCTCAGTCGCACGGTAGAGGACGTCCAGGTCCACGGTAACCCGCCGTTGGAAGTCCTGGCGCTGTGCGAGACGCCAGTCGAGTGCCGCTCCCCCCGTGAGGACCCATCCATGGTCGACGACTCTCAGCAGCCGCGCGAGGAATTGCTGGATTACTAAGCGGCGTTGCAGCGTCGGCATGTCCAACCCGGTTTGGTGTGCAATCCTTTCCAGTCGGGCCCTTAGCGCCTGACGCAGGGCCTGGGCCGTCTTGTACTTCATCGGTTCGCCTCGAGGAGTAGCGTGCGTATACGCTCGGCAACCTTCGGACCGCGCGCGCGCGCGGCGACTTCGACTTCAGTACGTGTGACCCACCCACGGTCGAACGCCTGCGCGAGGGCGAGCGCGACCTGTTCGGGCTGCGTGCCTCCTGAGGCCGTATCGATCAGCGTGCGCAACGGCGTTGTCACCCGAAGGCCGTTGACTAGGGTCACATCCGTCTGCCGGAGTCGGGCACGTGCGACGTGCACTCGCACGCCACGGGGGACAGAGCGACGCATGCGAGGTCGGCGTTCGTAAGGAACCCAAACGTGCACGAGTCGCGGCGCGACGTCGCTTAGATCGTGTAGGCGAAGGGCCGTCTCGTGACTCAGTACCGCATCTGGTCCAAGCGTCACCAGAACGGCCCACTCGGCGTCGTGCGAGCCTTCTGGAAAGTCCCGTAGCCGGTACACTCCGCCCCACGGCCGCAAAGCGATGAACCGCCCAGTACCCACATGATGGGCGATCAATCGGGTGCTGAATCCTACCTCGTGCGCCTGAGCGCTTGTGAAGTAGCCGCCCTGATCCGCAGCGATCTGAAATAGAGCTCGGTGATCGGGCGGCGCCGTCTGAGTTGCAGGTCGGCTGGGTTTGCGCATATCGTTCCCTCGATAATGTAAACCTACTACATTATTGAGGGAACGTCAATCACATCCAAAATCCCTTCGCCGGGGCACGCGCCAAGGCCGCCGCTCCGAAGATCCTCGGGCGGCCTCAGTTCTAACCGATACCTTCCCTGCCCGCTTGCCCAGCGCGGCCTAGCCGGCCAGCGCGACGCCGGCGAAAGTGACTTCGAGCAAACGCGCGGTGCCGCCAAATCCCCCTGGGGCCACCAGGTCTCCTCGTGAACCCTTCCTCTAATTGGTGGGCAATGTGGGCATAGGGCGGCCCTCGAGCCGCGCTTGCACCAGACGAGCCAGGAAGGCCGCGAACTGCTCAACGTTCTGCTCGACGCTCGCCGCCTCGAGCGCCGCCACATACTGGCTGCGTTCCTCAACCGGCAGGACCGTCCACGGATAGCCGCCGGCGGCAAGCATGACATTCATCAGGAATCGCGCCATGCGGCCATTGCCATCCATATAGGGATGGATGTACACAAAGACGAAATGCCCCAGTACCACGCGCACACGGGGTTCTTCCTCTGCGCGCAGCAGATCGAAGAACGCTGGCATGAGATCACGAACTGCTTCATGGCGAGGCGGTATGTGCTTTGAGCGCTGGATATAGACCTGGCCACTGCGGTACCCTGCGAGGTCCGCTGCATTGATGATTCCGGCAGTCACACTCGGCGCAAGGAGCTCCCGGTACCAGTCGGCATGGTCAGCGTCAGCGACTGCGCCTGGGTTGTCTCCCCCCAGCACCTTTCGCACGCTCGCCCCGACAGCTTGATAGGCCTGCCAATAGCCGCGCGCGGCCAGCGCGTCGCGGTGTTCTCGGTCATTGTAGTCATGATCAGGGTTCCACGCGCCGGTGCGTACGCGCTCGATGAGGGCCGGACTAACGCGGTATCCTTCGATCGACAGTGAATGGTAGGCGTCCGTAACATACACGTCTTCAACGGCCTGCAGATACCCGTTGACGTCAGCGATAGTCCCAGGCGCGGCGGGGAATATCTCTATCACCGGGCCCCGCATCTGCTGCCACATCATGCGAATGCGGTTGACGTGGGGAGAGTGCTCGCGCACGGGTAGAGCGAACACGGATCGGTCACTGAACGGATCACTCTCGCGTGCGTCATAGCTAGCTGCCCGCATCGTCTTGAGGATGTCGTCGGCAATGCGTGCGCGGCCGATGTTGCGGAAGGCGCCGGCGAGACGGCCTGCCGCTGTGCTGTGGCCGCCGGCCAGGAGCACGGCTAGAAGGTCCGAAGCATCACGCACCATCGTGAGGGCCGTGCGCGTATCGGTGGCCCTCCGGGGGAAGTAGCTTGGGGAACAGGCGATCAGCGCTGCCGGCAGAGAGAACAGCCGCAAACCTTCTTGCTCTTCCCTGTGTCCTTCCGCCGGCAGCGCAGCCCGTACATCGAGGAGAGAGGTTTCGTGTGGCAGCGGGGTGACGCGGTTGCGTGCGGAGGGCGAGCGGACGACCAATTGGCGCGGCACGGCCCAGTTGCCAGCATGCAAAGACAGAGACTGCTCAGGAGACAGGGACCACTCCGTCCCGAACCGCGCATTCAGGTAGGCCGCGCAGAAGCTCCAGAAAGAGGAGTACCAAGCCGTGCTTTCGCCGCCAGCTCCGTCCGGCCGGGCTGGGATGTACCAACCCTTCATGGCCTGCTGTAGGAAGCCGCCGCGTACGAGCCGCTCCCGATGCGTGCGAGTCAGCTCGGCCGAGCGGATGGCGACCAAACCACGGTCCTGAAGCTTCTTGAGCGCCTCATGGGAATCAGCCAGTTTGCCTTGTGGTCCTGCCACGATTCACCCTACCCTGGGCGCATGGCGCCCTCGTAGATTTTAGCTTATTCTGCCGATGGAAATCTAGCTTATTCTGCGGACGTGTCCCAGCTTATTGTGCCGAGAGCGTCTTAGCTTATGCTGTCGATTGCCGCTTTCAGCCCACGCCTCAGGCTAGGCCCACGGGTACGCTTCGTGGGGGGTCTGCGCGGGGCATGCACAATACCGCTGGCCGCGAGAGCCTCACCTCAAGCGGGGTTCAGGCAGTCAGCGCGACCCCGGCGAACGTGACTTCCAGCAAACGCGCGGTGCCGCCAAAACCCCCTGGGGCCACCAGGAATGATCCCCCTCCGCCCGAATCCAGCAGGGACCGCAGATTCCCGGACGAGGTGAGACCTGATGCGCGTTGTGATTTGGGCCGACATGGAAGGCGTGGCCGGCATCTCCACCTGGGAGCAGGTAGGCGGCAGCCTGCCGCTCTACGAGGAGGGGCGCCGTCTCTACACCGAGGAGATCAACGCCGCGGTCCGCGGCGCTCTGGCCGCAGGGGCAACCGAGGTCGTGGTGATTGACGGGCACGGGGGAAGCCATCCCGGAGCGCGTGGCTTCTTGAGCCTGATCCCCGAGCGCATCGAGCCCGGCGCCCGCTACGTGCTCGGCCATACGTGGACGCGCCACATCGAGCCGCTTGAACGCGGATGCGATGCCGCCCTGCTTGTGGCCGCGCACGCGATGTCCGGCACGCCCGGCGGTGTCCTGTCCCACACCGTCTCTTCGGAATCCTGGTACGCCGCCACGATCAACGGGACCGAGGTCGGGGAGACCGGCATCGTCGCCGCGATCGCCGGCTGCTGGAACACCCCGGTCGTGTTTCTGTCCGGGGATGAGGCGGTGTGCCGCGAGGCCCAGGCCCTGCTCGGTCCCGAGCTCGTGACCGCTGCGGTGAAGCAGGGGCTGGGCCGGTTCTCCGCGCGGCACCTGGCGCCGGCCGAGGCCCGCGCGCTGATAGAATCAAGGGTCAGGGAAGCCCTGGTCCGGGGAGCCGCGACCGGAGGAGCCGCGACCGGAGGAGCACCGACCGGCCGGCAGGGCTGGCCGTCTCCGCTCAGGTTCGCCGCACCGGTGACGTTTCAGGTAGAGCTGACCACCCCGGACAAAGCGGAGGCATTCCGCGGCCGCGCAGGCGTCGAGGTAGTCGGGCCGCGCACAGTGCGCGCCATCGGCGAGAACTTCTGGCATGCCTGGGACGCGTTCTGGCACCATGGCTAGCTAGAACCGACCCGGCCGCTGTGCGCTCCTCCGCGGCATGCTCCTCAATGGCGCGGTCCTCAGCCGATCGCCGCGGCCACGGCGTCGCCTACCTCCGCGGTGCTGCTGCCCCCGCCTAGGTCTGGTGTTCGTACCACGCCCCGGCGCACTACTCCGCATAGCGCCTCGAACACCGCGCGCGCTGCCTCGGCCTCGCCCAGGTGTTCGAGCAGCAGGGAGGTGGACCAGATC contains the following coding sequences:
- a CDS encoding nucleotidyl transferase AbiEii/AbiGii toxin family protein codes for the protein MKYKTAQALRQALRARLERIAHQTGLDMPTLQRRLVIQQFLARLLRVVDHGWVLTGGAALDWRLAQRQDFQRRVTVDLDVLYRATEETIRAAFSAAAQVDLGDGLRYVIVPTRRTDAATASYGFHLTAYIGTVPYLKARVDVGVVDPLEWEPEFLPAPLSIPDLGIGGFTIPGLPIPHAIAEKVHAITKIVDGLERSRMAKDMADLALMARTERFAASEVRAALEAVFEAYRTHAMPTAIPVMPNRWTGDYAEIATELGLPPDSTIGHSLVSTCLDPVLSGQARGEWDPDSQSWQE
- a CDS encoding peptidase M55 yields the protein MRVVIWADMEGVAGISTWEQVGGSLPLYEEGRRLYTEEINAAVRGALAAGATEVVVIDGHGGSHPGARGFLSLIPERIEPGARYVLGHTWTRHIEPLERGCDAALLVAAHAMSGTPGGVLSHTVSSESWYAATINGTEVGETGIVAAIAGCWNTPVVFLSGDEAVCREAQALLGPELVTAAVKQGLGRFSARHLAPAEARALIESRVREALVRGAATGGAATGGAPTGRQGWPSPLRFAAPVTFQVELTTPDKAEAFRGRAGVEVVGPRTVRAIGENFWHAWDAFWHHG
- a CDS encoding Fic family protein, with protein sequence MAGPQGKLADSHEALKKLQDRGLVAIRSAELTRTHRERLVRGGFLQQAMKGWYIPARPDGAGGESTAWYSSFWSFCAAYLNARFGTEWSLSPEQSLSLHAGNWAVPRQLVVRSPSARNRVTPLPHETSLLDVRAALPAEGHREEQEGLRLFSLPAALIACSPSYFPRRATDTRTALTMVRDASDLLAVLLAGGHSTAAGRLAGAFRNIGRARIADDILKTMRAASYDARESDPFSDRSVFALPVREHSPHVNRIRMMWQQMRGPVIEIFPAAPGTIADVNGYLQAVEDVYVTDAYHSLSIEGYRVSPALIERVRTGAWNPDHDYNDREHRDALAARGYWQAYQAVGASVRKVLGGDNPGAVADADHADWYRELLAPSVTAGIINAADLAGYRSGQVYIQRSKHIPPRHEAVRDLMPAFFDLLRAEEEPRVRVVLGHFVFVYIHPYMDGNGRMARFLMNVMLAAGGYPWTVLPVEERSQYVAALEAASVEQNVEQFAAFLARLVQARLEGRPMPTLPTN